Genomic DNA from Methanofollis sp. W23:
TTATGCCGTCTCGATGGTTCTCTTCTCTCTCCTCAATAGAGTGATCGATCTCGGCAGCGAGGTCGTCATGGGTGCGGATCTTGGGATTCCTGCAACCTATAGGGACATATTTCGTCTGCTTGAAAAAGGGGGGTACATCGACAGAAAGATGGCTCACTCTCTCTCGTCTCTTGTCTACTATCGAAATTTGCTCTCGCACGAGTATCATACTTTCGAACGCGACGACCTCATGGCGGTCATCTCGCATCTCCCTGAGATCACCCGGTTTGTCGCCTGCACCCGCGAGATCGTAAAAAAGAGATTGTGAACAGTCTACCGCTCCACGGCCCTGATATGGTCTTCGGTCTTCTTGGCCAGGTCTTTTTTCCCCTCGATCCGTGCGACCTCGCGCACCACCTCAAGGGCATGGACCGACTCCTCCAGAAAACCCAGGATATCTGCCGGGAAGACCTCGATCCCGTATTCTTCCAGGATTGTCTCGCTGATCTGGCGGTGGTCGAGCCCGGTCTCGCGGTATTCAAGGATCGTCTTCGCAAATTTTCGTTCTGGACACCCGCAGTTGGGGTTGTCTTTGCATTTGCAGGCGAGGAAGTCTCGGTGAATGTTGAGGAGTTGTTCCCTGATATGGTGGTCAAGGGACCGGGTGGTCATCGCCAGGGGGATCACCTCAAGAAACGCCGAGTTGAAGACGCGGTCAGGGACCCTGACCTTGATCACCCGCTCGATCTTTCTGGACGAACGGAACCTCGCCTTTTCTGCGATCACGCCGTTTCTCCAGGCACTTCGTCGAACTTTTTGAGCGACTTCACCGCCTCGACCATCGTCTCGATCTCGGCAAGCCACTCGTCAAAGATCGTCGGTTCGGCCTTGCTCTTCAGATAGGTCTTGCTCCACTTCCCGCCGTCGATGACCTGAGCCCCGATCGTGGCGGCGATCTCGAGCGCCGCCTCGGGGTCTTCTGCGGCCACTTTCCGTCCTTCTTTCACCAGTTCTTTCGTCTCGCCCTCGAACTCTCCTGCAAGGAAGGTCTTGCACGCGGCGAAGAGCGTGATCAGGGAGAGCTGCACGCCATCGACGATCTCGGCAACTTCGTCGTCTTCAGCGAGCGGCTGCATCACGATGGTCTCGACGCCTTCCAGTTTTTCGAGCGTTTCCTCCTGGGTGAACCGGCCGTTCTGGTGGAGTTTGACGATCTTGAGCACCGAGATGGTGATGTCCTCGACAAAACTCTTGAGGACCTGGAACCCCTCAGGCATCTCCTCAGATTCTGGGTCTCCTTCGAAGTCGGATTCCCTGAGCGTTCCAAGCCAGTTATTCCAGCGTTCTTCACTGTAGAAAATATAGAATAACTTCATGGGCTCCTGATTTTTTCCCCTCTTTTTGGCCATTGCAATAGAGGTAGAATACCTCGAATTAAAGAACTTTCTATCAGTGAAGAGCGGACCGGGGTTCTTTCAGGCAGGTTGGGGGAAAAGTGCTATATCTGATGCGAGGGATAGGGGGTTGCATGGAAATCGTTGTCGCAACTGACGGGGCTGGAGGGCTTGATGCCGTCGCTGCCACCGACTTTGGCCGGGGCGAGACCTTCACCTTTGTCACGGCCGCGGAGGGGGAGATCAGCGCAGTCAGGGTCGTCGAGAATGCCGGACACCGGGTCGCGGAGGGGGCGGGAATCGTCGCGGCCGAGCAGGTGGCCAGAGAAGGGGTCGAAGTGGCGGCCGCCGGGCACTTTGGCCCTCATGCCCAGGAGATCCTGGGTGAGGAAGGGGTCGTGATCGCCCTCGTCCCGAAAGTGACGGTGCGCGAGGCGGTCGAGCGTGTCCTGGCCCGTCTGGACGACGAGTGATCTCCCCAATCTTCTTTTGGTCAAAACGCCCACCCTCAGGGCATGCTTCCTGACTGTCTCCTGACCTACCTGAGGGCGCACGCCCCACTCGTCGTCGCGCTCTCTGGCGGGACCGACAGCGCCGTCCTTCTGGCCGTCGCGGTGACGGCCGGGGTGAAGGTGGCGGCGGTGACCGTGGATACCGGACTTGTCCCTGCTGAGGAGGTTGAGGTGGCGGCGCGGACCGCCCGGGCGTGTGGGGTGAGGCACGAGACGCTCTCTGTCGAGATGTGTGCGCAGGAGGCGGTGCGCGAGAACACTCCTGAGCGCTGTTATGTCTGTAAGAGGACGATGATGGAGCGGGTCATCGAGTGGGCAAGGGCGCATGGCTACCAGTATGTCGCGGACGGCACCCATGCCGATGACGTTCCCGAAGGGAGGCCAGGGATGCGGGCCCTTGCCGAACTCGGGGTGTTCAGTCCGTTTGCGGCCTGCGGGATTGGACGGGACGAGATCCGTCGGCTCGCGGATATATTAGGGGTCGAGGTGCGTCCTTCCTCCTCGTGCATGGCCACGCGCATCCCTGAGGGGGCCACCGTCACTGCCGGGGCGATGCGCCGGGCGTATGAGGCTGAGGAACTCCTGCGACGCGCCGGGATCCCTGGCAGGGTCAGGGTGCGGGTTTCCGGGCGGTCGGCACGAGTCGAGGTGCCTGAAGGATACAGGGGACAGGTGCGGTCGCTCGTGCCGGACATAAAGACGGTTGGGTTTGACGAGGTTGAGGTGGTCTGAGATGGGGACGGTGTTGGTGCGTTTTGGAGAACTCTTTCTTAAGAGCGAGAATGTGCGCAGGCTGTACCTGAGAAAACTTCATCATAATATGGACCTGGCCCTCACCGCCTGTGAGGTTGAGCACGAGTTCGAGGTGCACCGTGACCGTCTCCTGGTCCATGGCCCTGACCCTGCGGCGATCGTACGAGTGGCGGCCCGGACCTTCGGGCTTGTCGACGCCGCGGTCTGCACCCAGATCGGGGCCACCATTCCCCAGATGGGGGCAGCGGCCCTCGCCCTTGCAGAGCGACACCTGCGGGCGGGGATGAGTTTTGCGGTGCGGGCCAGGCGCCAGGATGTCGAGGGGATGACAAGCCAGCAGATCGGGGCCGAGGTCGGGAGCGTGATCTATGATGCGATCCCTGGCCTCAGGGTCGACCTCTCCCATCCTGACTATGAGGTCTTTGTCGAGGCGCGGCCCTATGGGGGACTGGTGTACGACGAGCGCCTCCCCGCGCCTGGCGGGCTCCCATACGGGACGCAGGACCGGGTGCTCTCTCTCCTTTCCGCTGGAATCGACTCGCCGGTGGCGACCTGGCAGGTGATGCGCCGCGGGTGCCTGGTCACCCACCTCACCTTTGATGCCGGACGGTGGCAGGGGTCGGACGTCCGTGCCGCCGTCCGCCGCCACCATGCCGCCCTCTCGACCTGGTGCATGGGCCATCCCCTCGACCTCCTCGTCGCCGACATGGAGCCCTTCTTCGAGGCGATGACCGGGGCCGCCGACCCCCACTACCGCTGCCTCCTCTGCAAACGCTTTATGTTCAGGGTGGCAAGCGGCGTCGCCAGGCATGAGGGGGCTCTCGCCATCGTCACCGGAGACAACCTCGGCCAGGTCGCCTCCCAGACCCTTGCGAACCTGGGCGTGATCGAGGCGGCCGCCGACCTCCCGGTCCTCCGCCCGCTCCTCACCTATGAGAAGAACGAGGCCGTCGCCCTCGCGCGCAGGATCGGAACCTTCGACGAGGACGCTGGCGACCTCTCCTGTGCGGCCGTGCCGAAGCGGCCGGCGACCCAGGCAAAGGTCGCAAAGATCGAGGGGGAAGAGGCGAAGTTCGGTCTCGATGAACTGGTCGACGAGGCCATCGCCGGGGTGAGACGGGTCAGGGCGAAGAACGGGCGGATCGTCAGGGAGGACGACCGGGCCTGATCAAAATTTGGATTGTTCTTCGGGAGGTTGGGGTTCCGGCCCCCCAGGAGGTGATGGTCGGCATGGAAAGGAGAGGCATTCATCCTTGAATACGACCAGATTGACCCCCATTTCAGGATCACCTCATCAAATCCGAGGTCAGATCGGACTTCTTTTTTGATCTTGCTATAGAGACGTTTGCTCGTGGAATGCGGGGAGGAAACCGGGCCTCTCAAGGCTCCAGAGTGTCCCGTATGATTGCCAGTAATGTTAATCTTCGGCCCCTCTCTGGTACGCCCCCCGGAGGGGTGGAAGAGGAGGCAGGATTGAGCGGGGATTTTCTGGAGGTGAGACAACCATGAAACTTATCCCAAAGATCGGTTCTGTAATGCTGAATGAAGATTGTACCACACCGCACTCCTGCATGGACTTGAAACATAGAATACAGAAACACTTTCAGATCAATTGGTTCTGTAGAAATCCTCTTGGTGAATCTCTCTGGCGGGGGGGCTTGCCGCCCCCCGAACTCCCCACCACACGATAGGTCGAGGACGGCAATCCTTCTTCAGGGAGGTCGAATATGCCTTCCCCGGCCCTATCATCATCCCGGGGTCCGGGAGCAGCGCCCCCGGCCAAAGAGGTGGGAAGGCGGGTGACACACGTCTCACCCCCACAAGAGGTGAGGGGTTCTACAGAGCAGAAAAATATGACTTTGAAAGTCTCTTATTCATCTTTATGAGCCCTTCTCAGATCATCTCTGACAGATCTCTGAGGTTACCATGAAAATGATCCCGATGATCGTCTCTCCATGTTTGGATGATGATTTGATCTCTTCAGGGTGATATACAGAGAATAAATCTTCTGAATAACTCTCTCCTTTGCCTTTCCGGCCCTATCTTCATCCGGGGGTTCGGGGGCAGCGCCCCCGACACGAGTGTGCCAGAAGGCACGTCGATCAGAGGTGCCGCCCGCATCGCAGACTCTTCTCCGCAGTTTCGCACCGGGGGGTTGCACCCCCCGGACCCCCCACGAAGAGGATAGGTGGGGGCGGCGATGGGACAGGATCGCCACCGACTCTCCTGTCTTGAAAAAGAGCGATCAAGCAACGAGAAATGTTCATCCCATATGCTTGAACCCGGAATTCATGCAAAATGCTACAGAGTCTAGTGACTCTTTCCAGAACAAAAAGAGAACCTGCACCGGCCCCATCCACAGGGCCGGCACTATTGATCTTACGGCGAGACGACCGAGAGGCCGTGCTCCTCGGCGATCTCGGTATAGGCCTGTGCGACATACTCGGCCTGGGCACGGGTGATCCCGTAGGTGTTGAACTTCCAGACCTTCGTCGCCCCAGGGATCACGCCCATGATCCCCTTCTTCTTCAGGGCCGAGGAGAGGAAGAAGCCGCGTTTTTTGTGGGTCTCGGCGACCCTGTCAAAGGATCCGGTGGTGTCGACCCTGGTCAGGGTGTGGCGGCGCGGCAGCTCAGACCTGACCTCGGTCCCCTCGATGGACCTGAGAGCGTCGACGACGAGACGGCTGTTTTCGAGGTGCTCGTCCCAGTGCTGCACCCGCTCCTGCACGTGCGGGAACGAGGCCATCATCCCCATGAGGGTGACGCCCATCAGGGTGCACCCCATCATCTCTACCTCCTTGATCCCGAAGGTCCGGCCGGTGACGTCGCCCTTGATCTTGGTGGTCCGAAAGACCTCCTCAGCACGCTCAGAGGTCGTCGCCAGGACGCCGGACGGGGCCGGGGCGGCCATGCTCTTGTGGCCAGAGCCGACGACGAAGTCGGCGCCCAGAGCCTTCCCGTCCACCGGCATGATCCCGACGGTATAGGCCCCGTTGACCAGGACCGGGATGTCGTGGCTGTGGGCGACGCGGGCGATCTCTTTGACCTCATGGAGGTTGCCGTACTGGTAGTCGACCTGGTCGATAAAGAGCAGGACAGGCGGGCGCCCGAAGGTCTTCTCCGCCTCCTCGATCCTGGCCTCCGCCGCGTCGGCCGTGATGATATTTGCCTCGTTCTTCGGGATCTCCAGCGGCACCCCGCCGGCATTCTCGACGGCGATGAACTCGGTGTAGTGGGAGAGTCCGGTGAGCATCACGGGATCGCCCTTCTGGACGTACGTCCCTGCGACTGCCTGGAAACCGCGGCGGGCCCCGGGCACCACCCGCGCCGCGTCCATCCCGACAAACTCTGCGAGGTCCTGGTGGAAATCGGCGATCGGCGGTTTTTTGATGTAGTCGAGCCTGAAGGGTTTCCTGCAGTTGTCGCAGACCGAGTAGCCATCGCCATAGGCGATGACCGCCTTCATCGCGTCGGCGGTCAAGCGTCCCCCGGCCTGGATGGGGTCGATGTTGATGTACATCTCCTCGACATCACGCAGTTCGATCTTGGAGGTGCACCTCACCTGACCATCTCCTGCTCGATGATCTTTACCTGTTTTTGCAGTTTCTCCACCTTCTTTGCGACAGATGCCTGTTGCTCCTCATCGAGGTCATGCGTCGGCGCGGTCTCCCGCATCAGCGCCCGCAGGTCGGTGAGGAGGAACATGGCCTGAAAGATTGCGTCCACGGCCCGCTGCGTCATATAATCACCACCCTCATATTGTGCCTCCGCAATAAATAGTGGTGACGCTCTCGCCTTTACTTTCGGGGTGCGGAGATTATTGCTATATATGACAGCAGACTGAGGGATCACTGGGCATGAAATGCGTTCATATCGCCGATACACACCTTGGCCTTGCGGCCTTCCATAAGATCGACCCTGATACCGGGATGAACCTCCGGGAACGTTTGGTCTATGAGAATTTTCTGGCGGCCGTCGACGTGATCATACGCGAGCGTCCTGACGCCGTGGTGCATGCCGGCGACCTCTTCCACCAGGTGAGGCCAAAGACCAGGGCCTACACCACCGCTCTGGAGGGACTCGACCGCCTGGCCGAGGCCGGGATCCCGCTGGTCGTCATCGCCGGCAACCACTCGATGGCCAAGACGCGGTATACCCAGTCCCCTTTTGCGGTCCTTGAATATCACGGCGCCGAGGTGCACGCCGCGTACAGATATCAATATGAGACGGTGGAACTGGGCGACACCCTCTTCCATCTCATTCCAAACATGCTTGAGGCCGGCGACTACCGCCGGGCCTTCGACGAGATTGCGCTCTCCTCATCTGGCCCGAATGTCATGGTCACCCACGGGCTGGCAAGCATGGTCGCGGATAAGAAACTCCACACCATCGCCGAGCATGAGATCGACAGCACCATGATCTCAGACGCCTTCGAGTACATCGCCCTTGGTCACTACCATGGGCAACTCTTGGTCGGGGCAAATGCCTGGTACAGCGGTTCCATCGAGTACTGCACCTATGGAGAACTGCGAGACCAGAAAGGGGGACTGGTGGTCGATACGCAGAGTGGGGAGGTCAGGCATCTCGACCTCCCGCACACCCCTATGTACGACCTTGGGACCATCGAGGGCGCCGGGCTCTCTGCCCGCGAAGTCGTCGATGCCGTGGCCGCGAGGGTGGAGAAGGTCGAAGAGGCGCGCGCGATGTGCCAGGTCACGATCGCCGGCGTGGAGCGGGAGACCCTCCACGCCGCCGCCAGAATCGGCCCTGGCGAGTGTGCCGGGCACCTCCTTGACCTGAAGATCAGGGCCGAGTGTGCTGAGGAGGACCGGCCCCGCCTCGGCGCCGACGACCTCTCAGGGGTCGATTATGTCGCGGAGTTCGGGAGATTTCTTGCAGATAAACATCTTCCCGGATCGAAACACGACTATGCCCTCAAAAAGGGGCAGGAGGTGCTGAAGCGGGTGATCAGGGAGCACGCGGAGGGCGACGATGCTGCTGCATAGACTGGTCCTCCGTAACTTCAAGCGCTACCGCGACGAGGAGATCAGGTTCTGCGACGGGATCACCGGGATCGTCGGGAACAATGGGGCCGGGAAGAGTTCTCTCACCGACGCCATCCTCTTTGCGCTGTATGGGGTCCAGGGAGGGGTGGACGCCGAGTATGTTGTCTCCTCCTTTGCCGGTCCCAAGGACCGCTGCGAAGTGCGCCTCGAATTTGCGGCCGCTGGCGAGGAGTATGTCGTCCAGCGGACCTTCAGGAAAACAGCCAACTCGACGCAGCACAAGGCCTCGCTCTTCATGCTCGGCGGCGAGAAGCAGTTGGCCGAGGGGGTGAGTGCCGTCGCTTCTGAAGTGCAGCGGGTTCTTGGCATGGGTCCTTCAGACTTCAGGAGCACGGTCTTTGCCGCGCAGAAAGACCTGCTCGCCCTCCTGGACGAGCGCCCGGCAGCGCGGAAGGAATGGTTCATGAAGATGCTCGGGATCGACTATCTCAAGGAGGAGGGGCAGGCGGTCCTGAAGGCAGAACTTGAGGGTGTCGAGCATGAGATCGGGAGGGGGGGCGGCGCCCTCTCGGTCCTTGACGAGGACAGGGTGCAGGAGGCCCTTGAAGCATGCCGGGCCGAGGTGGCCAGGACCGGCGAGCAGGTGGAGGCCTGTCATAAGAGTCTCTCGAGCCTTGACGTCGAGGCACAGGAAATCGAGGCCGAGCGTGAGACTCTGGAGGCCGCTGAGCGGGAGGTCATCAGGCTCTCGGAGACAGAGGCAACATGCAGGAGAGAGATCGACCGCCTGAGGTTCGAATCGACCTCGCTTGAGGGTGAAATCGAGGCGGTCTCGAAGAACCTCCGCGATTACGATGCCCTCGCAACCTCTGAGAAGGAGTATGAAGGGATCGTCTCCACCTATGATGAGTGGAGAGGACAGAAGCATGAGCACGACCTCCTTGTCGAACGGCGTGCGTCTCTCCACGCTGAGAAGGCGCGAGAAGTTGAACGGCTCGATGCTCTCTCGGCCACCCTTGCGCGGCTCGACGTCGACGCCGCACGGTGCCGGGAACTCAAACCCTCGGTCAGGCGGCGTGAGGAAGTGCGAGGAGAACAGGAGGTACTGAAGGCCGAGGAAGAGCAGCACCGTCACCTCTGTGAGAGTCTTCGTACCGCTGAACAGCATTTTTCTGGAATCGAGAGGAGGACAGCCGCTCTCAGTCGGGAGGTGGCGGCGCTCAGGCAGAAGGACGCCGAACGCTCCGGATTTGAGCCAGAGGTTGCGAGGTACGACGACTGTCGTCGTCTCAAGGAGGTGCTTGATGAGGCGGCGGGCCATCACCGCGAGGCTCTCCGCCTCCGTGAGGAGGCCCGCTCGGTGAGGAACGAGTGTGCCGCTCAGGAAGATGTCATCCGGGGGCTTCGGCGCGATGCGGAGGGGCTCGGCGATCCGGTTGCGGCGCTGGAGGAGGCGGAGAGGAAGCGTGCGACCCTCGCCTCGTCCCTGGTCGCCACCAAGGCCGGGCGCGAGGCCGCCGCCAACCGGGCGGTATCGGCAAGAGAGCACCTGCAAGAGATCGAGGCCCTTGGTCCGGACTCGCTCTGCCCCACCTGTCACCAGCCTCTCAGGACACACTATCCTGATCTGGTTGCCGATCTGGAAGAGGAGGCCACTGCGGCTGAGCGAGAGGTCGGTGCACTGGACGACGGGATCGCTGGCATCGAGCGCGAGCGTGCGGCCGTAGAGGAGGATATCGCCGGCATCGCCGAGCGCTGCCGCACTCTCCAGGAACTGCAGGCCAGGATCGCTGCCAGAGAGGAAAGCCTCGCTGAACAGGGTCATAGATGCGATCTCCTTACGGCCGGGTATGAGACTGAGGAGGAGAAGATCGCCGTCCTCGGTATCGGTGCCTACGACCCCGGGCGCCATGAGGAGATCGTCAGGGAACTCGCGTTCCTCTCAGAACTCAAGGTCCGATATGACAGGTTGGCAGGGGAGACGGCGGCCATGCCCGAGAAAATCGAGGCCCTTGACGCCCTTGACGCCGAGGGGAGCGTGGCCCTCCTTGCCGTCGAGGTGGCGCGTGCCGACTGTGCGGCCCACCCCTATGACCTGGACCGCAAGGCCAGGCTCGAAGAAGAAGCAGGGCGGCTTGAGGTGCTCTGGCAGGAGTACCTCGCGGCCGGGGCCAGGTGTGAGGGGCGACAGAAGGTGGAGGACGATTACAACGCGGTGAAGAAGGAACTCGTCCGTCTGGACAGGACTCTTGACGACTGCACCGCCGGGATTGAGGCCGTGGGCTTTGACTCAGACGTCTACGCGGGTCTCGGCGAGGAGAGGGAGGTGGCCGAGGGGCGGCACCGTAGATATCTTGCCCTTGCCGGGGAGGCGGCACGTCTCCCCGACCTGCAGAGACGGAGATCCGCGCTCGCTTCAGAGATCCATGCGGCCGAAGAACACCTCACAGAGGCTCTGGCGGCGAGAGGGGCCCTGAACTTCGACCCCGATCGCCTTGCGGGGGTGCGTGCCCGCGCCCGCAGCATCGCCGAGAAGACTCAGGCGCAGCGGGAAGAGGTGAGCCGCTTCAAGACCGAGATGGTGCATCTCAAGGAGCGCGAGGAAGAACTGAAGAAAAAATTGCAGCAGGTTGGAGAAATCAGAAGAGAGATCGAGAGCCTCGAGGAGGAAGAGGAGAACCTGAAGTTGACCCGTTCTCTCCTCTCGGAGTACACCGCCTATCTTCTCGGCGTCGTGCGCGGGCGCCTGGAGGGGGTCGTCGGCGAGGTACTTGGCGAGATCACCGACGGCCGCTACGACACCGTCACCTTTGACGACGACTTCACCCTCATGGTCAACGACATGGGGGCCGACTATCCGGCCGCACGCTTCTCTGGCGGCGAACAGGACGATATCGCCATCGCCTTGCGCATCGCCCTCTCCAGGTACCTTGCGGCCATGCGCGGGATGGGCGACCCTGCGGTTCTGATCTTTGACGAGATCTTTGGGAGCCAGGACGAGGGGCGGCGGGCCAACCTGATCAGGGCCCTCAGGACGCAGGAAGCCCACTTCCCCCAGATCTTTCTGATCTCCCATATCGGTGAGGTCCACGAGGAGTTCGAGACGACCCTCAGGGTCGAACCTGGCCCTGGTCCAGAGAGTCATATCGAGGAGGTCTCCTGGTGATCCCCCTTGACAGGACCGACCTTGCCGGGGTGCTGGGATATCTTGGGACGATCCGTCCTGCCGATCTCCCTTCGCGGTTTGCCAGGGCCGGTGGGTATGATGCCTCGTCTTTTCTCCCCTGTGCGGCCGGGTGGGACGGTTACTTCTCGGCGGTGGACGGGAGCAATGCCATGGTCCTTGAGAGCGGCAGTTTCTCTGTCGCCCTTGTCAGGGCGGTCGAGACGACCTTTTCCGGGGCCAGGCGCGCCCATGCCGGGGAGACCTCCCTGCGTGCCTTCAGGATCGGGCCTGAGACCGAGAACCCGGCCTATCACGATCTCTATACCGAATGTTTTGAGAACGCCCCGATCAGTCCCCTTAAAAATGAGGACCGCTCCCGCGCCGCCGCTGTCTTCAGGGACACCCTTGAGTATGCCACTGCGAACCGTCTTGTCTCACACCTCGACCCTGGAGACATTCTTGTGCTGGACGGCGCCCTCAGGGTGGACCACGAGAGCCTCCGCCCGGTCCTCATCAGGGTCCTGAGAGAAGCCAGGCGGCGCGGAATCCTCGTCGCGGCGGTGACCAAGATGGCGGCCTCCACCTGGGGTGGGGGGATCCCCCTTGTCCCTGCGGCCGCGGCCCTTGCCTGTGACCTGGGGGTGAAGGGGCCGTGGTACCTGGAGGTGCCCCCTGAGGTCATGGACGTCGAGCGTTACCAGGAGTGGCATTTTGGTGACACCTATGTCGCTTCCCTCCACCCCAGGGCCCCCCTGGCCTTCAAGGTGGAGGTGCCTGAAGGCACCTCGCCCCACGTCGTCGAGACCACCTTCGCCGCCCTCGCCTCCTATGCCGACGACGGCCGGGTCACCGGTTACCCCTTCCCCCTCTTCGACGCCCACCGCCTTGCGACGATCACACAGGACCAGGTCGACCAGGTACGGCAGGCCCTGATCATGGGGATGAGCGAGCAGGGCATGACAGGGAACGAATTCCAGGCATATTTTGGTGATATCCATGACAGATTTGCATCCTATCGATGACGACGACTCGGCCAAGTACCGGCTCATCGGCGAGAGCGTCCTTTCGTACCGCTTCATCGTCCCGCATGACGCAAGGGTCTATCTCGGCGACCTCCTCAAGATCGTCGACCAGACCAAGGGCCTGACCTTCTATGCGAAGGTGAGCGAGATACGGCATGCCTGCAACTTTGCGGACCCGAGGTGGGACACGAGGGCCTATGGCCGCCGGTTCTACGAGATGGGAGAAGACGTCTTCCTGGAGGTGGCGGCGGTCCCGCTCGGCTACGTCGACGAGGCCGGGACGTTCAGGAAGCCAAACACCCTGCCCTCCAAGTTTTCTGAGGTGGTCGCCGACCCTGATGCCGCAGACTTCGCCTTCCTGAGAGGTGAGATGGGCGAGATCGAGGTCGGGCTTCTCAAGAACGGGCTCGGCGTCGTCGAAGGCGTCCCGGTCGCCCTCCACGCGAGGGTGATGGCCCAGCACATGGGCGTCTTTGCGACCACCGGCATGGGCAAGAGCAACTTCATGAAGGTCTTCTCCGCCTCATGCATGAAGGCGCAGCAGTTTGGGATGCTCATCGTCGATCCGCACGGCGAGTACGCGACTGGGGGGCGTTCGTCCACCGGCGATCCCACCCAGGGGCTCCTCCATTATACGGCAGGGAGGGACGGGCTTGCGGTCTTCACCATCGACAGGGAGAAATTGAAAAAATATCACCTCAACCGTCTCTGGCTCGAGTACGACGACATCAGGGCCTCTGACCTGAACATCCTCTTCGATCATTCAGAGGCACAGCACGACATCCTCGAACTCCTCGGCGGGGTGCGGGGGTCAGACCTCGTCGCCTTCTTTGAGGAGAATGATTTTGACACTTTCGACGCCCACACCTATGAAGGGCGCTTCAGGTGGATCGCCGAGAAACTGCGCACCTCCCAGCCTGGTCCGCTCACCGTCCTCAAGCGCCACTTCGAGATCCTGACTGAGAGGAACGACTCGTTCTTCAGGAGAGAGGGCTCGGCCCTCCCTGAGATCATCAAGGCCCTTGACGAGCACAAAGTGGTCCTCATCGACATCCCTGGCATGAGTGAGCGGAGCGAACTCTTCGTCC
This window encodes:
- a CDS encoding SMC family ATPase, producing the protein MLLHRLVLRNFKRYRDEEIRFCDGITGIVGNNGAGKSSLTDAILFALYGVQGGVDAEYVVSSFAGPKDRCEVRLEFAAAGEEYVVQRTFRKTANSTQHKASLFMLGGEKQLAEGVSAVASEVQRVLGMGPSDFRSTVFAAQKDLLALLDERPAARKEWFMKMLGIDYLKEEGQAVLKAELEGVEHEIGRGGGALSVLDEDRVQEALEACRAEVARTGEQVEACHKSLSSLDVEAQEIEAERETLEAAEREVIRLSETEATCRREIDRLRFESTSLEGEIEAVSKNLRDYDALATSEKEYEGIVSTYDEWRGQKHEHDLLVERRASLHAEKAREVERLDALSATLARLDVDAARCRELKPSVRRREEVRGEQEVLKAEEEQHRHLCESLRTAEQHFSGIERRTAALSREVAALRQKDAERSGFEPEVARYDDCRRLKEVLDEAAGHHREALRLREEARSVRNECAAQEDVIRGLRRDAEGLGDPVAALEEAERKRATLASSLVATKAGREAAANRAVSAREHLQEIEALGPDSLCPTCHQPLRTHYPDLVADLEEEATAAEREVGALDDGIAGIERERAAVEEDIAGIAERCRTLQELQARIAAREESLAEQGHRCDLLTAGYETEEEKIAVLGIGAYDPGRHEEIVRELAFLSELKVRYDRLAGETAAMPEKIEALDALDAEGSVALLAVEVARADCAAHPYDLDRKARLEEEAGRLEVLWQEYLAAGARCEGRQKVEDDYNAVKKELVRLDRTLDDCTAGIEAVGFDSDVYAGLGEEREVAEGRHRRYLALAGEAARLPDLQRRRSALASEIHAAEEHLTEALAARGALNFDPDRLAGVRARARSIAEKTQAQREEVSRFKTEMVHLKEREEELKKKLQQVGEIRREIESLEEEEENLKLTRSLLSEYTAYLLGVVRGRLEGVVGEVLGEITDGRYDTVTFDDDFTLMVNDMGADYPAARFSGGEQDDIAIALRIALSRYLAAMRGMGDPAVLIFDEIFGSQDEGRRANLIRALRTQEAHFPQIFLISHIGEVHEEFETTLRVEPGPGPESHIEEVSW
- a CDS encoding DNA double-strand break repair nuclease NurA; translation: MIPLDRTDLAGVLGYLGTIRPADLPSRFARAGGYDASSFLPCAAGWDGYFSAVDGSNAMVLESGSFSVALVRAVETTFSGARRAHAGETSLRAFRIGPETENPAYHDLYTECFENAPISPLKNEDRSRAAAVFRDTLEYATANRLVSHLDPGDILVLDGALRVDHESLRPVLIRVLREARRRGILVAAVTKMAASTWGGGIPLVPAAAALACDLGVKGPWYLEVPPEVMDVERYQEWHFGDTYVASLHPRAPLAFKVEVPEGTSPHVVETTFAALASYADDGRVTGYPFPLFDAHRLATITQDQVDQVRQALIMGMSEQGMTGNEFQAYFGDIHDRFASYR
- a CDS encoding ATP-binding protein, producing MTDLHPIDDDDSAKYRLIGESVLSYRFIVPHDARVYLGDLLKIVDQTKGLTFYAKVSEIRHACNFADPRWDTRAYGRRFYEMGEDVFLEVAAVPLGYVDEAGTFRKPNTLPSKFSEVVADPDAADFAFLRGEMGEIEVGLLKNGLGVVEGVPVALHARVMAQHMGVFATTGMGKSNFMKVFSASCMKAQQFGMLIVDPHGEYATGGRSSTGDPTQGLLHYTAGRDGLAVFTIDREKLKKYHLNRLWLEYDDIRASDLNILFDHSEAQHDILELLGGVRGSDLVAFFEENDFDTFDAHTYEGRFRWIAEKLRTSQPGPLTVLKRHFEILTERNDSFFRREGSALPEIIKALDEHKVVLIDIPGMSERSELFVLSVITRKIMAGHREWGVDKEEEPPQVLIAIEEAQRVLGTGGRRTQIFREAAMEGRKFGVGLCVVTQQPKNIDPRVLAQLNTFVVMGLGDRGDRETIASSAKQDLSKMDTEIQTLDTGEAVISTLKIPFPVSTKIHAFDPYIQRLNKEARRPIDEGLKRGFV